TGGACGAGCTTTTCCTGCAGGATAACCAGTTAACCAGTCTACCCTCAgccattttccatttgccGGCCTTGACCATTCTGGATGTTTCGAATAACAAACTGCAAAAGTTGCCCTTTGACTTGTGGCGAGCTCCAAAGTTGCGAGAGCTCAATGTGGCATTCAACCTCTTGCGGGATCTACCGGTTCCGCCCATGCAGACCAGTAGTTCCCTGCTGAGCCTGGACAAGCTGCAGCTGCAGGCTTTTGAGGAGCCGCGGTCGAACAAGCCACGCAACGTGACCCAACAGCGGCTAACGCATCGAAACCTCTGGTCCGGCTCTCTGGAAATAACCGATAACGACTTAAAATGGCAACAGGAGCAAGACCTGGGAGACGGCAAGACGTCAGGAGCCGGATCCTCCCAGCTCAGTAGTCTCAATATTGCGAACAACCTCTTCACCAGCATTCCCGCAGCTCTCCCATGCTTGGCAGTTAACTTAACAAGGCTCAACATGTCCTACAACAGCCTGCGCTCCATGGGCCATGTAACCAGTTATCCAGCCACTCTGAAGCAACTGGACCTGAGCCACAACGAGATCTCCTGCTGGCCGAGCTTGCCACGGATCACAGAATCTGATCCGCATCTCCTTTGCTACAGTTGCGCCCAGGTTTCTGAGGGTAGGGACGAAGAGTCAAGCTTCAAGAAGCCGGGCAGTTCGTCGTCCGCCACTTCATTCAGGGCCTCGGTGCTGAAGAGTGTCTGCCGCCATAGGCGCCACCTACGCCTGGAGGCACTGCGAACTCTCATCCTGGCGGACAACCTGCTAACCCGCATCCAACTCTCAACAGATGATGCCAGTACCCTCTTCAACGAAAGCGAGGATTCTGATTGGAGTGTCGTAGGTGTGAACCGTTCCAAGGTGATTTTCCCCAACCTGTCTATGCTGGACATGACCAACAACTGCTTGAAGGAGATTCCTGCCTCTCTGCACGAGCTTAGTAGTCTGTCGGTGTTGAACATCAGCGGAAATGTTAATGTCACAGAGCTGCCCCCACACTTGGGTCTCCTTTCGCGGCTCTGGAACCTCAACACTCGAGGTTGTCTTCTGCAAGAGCCTCTGCGCTCGATGATCGAAagcaaaaaacacaaaactatGGATATAGTAGGATACCTAAAGTCGATATACGAGGATGCCCAGCCTTATGCTCGAATGAAGTTGATGGTAGTTGGCGTTGCGGGCATCGGGAAGAGCACACTGCTTGATCTGTTGCGCCAGGGAGTCGGCTCTGGCTCAAGCTCTAGTTCCCACAGATCCCGTGCCAGTGAAAATCATTGGGCCAAGAGGATGGGGCATTCACGCAGCACCTCCCGGTCACAGCGGAATTCCTCTACCTCGAACATATCCACAGTGGGCGTTGACATCGGCACCTGGATCTGCGAAAAGCGAAAGCGAGCTCCGGGATCCCATGGTCCGGTAGTGTTTCGTACTTGGGACTTTGGCGGCCAGAAGGAGTACTATGCCACGCACCAGTACTTTCTCTCGAAAAGGAGCCTGTATCTAGTCTTGTGGCGTATCAGCGACGGTCACAAGGGTCTGGCGGAGCTACTTCAGTGGTTGGGCAACATCCAAGCAAGGGCCCCCAATTCACCAGTCATCATTGTGGGGACTCATTTCGATGCAGTTGGTGAATCTATCTCTGCCCAGAAGGCGGAGCAGCTGCAGCAATTGATCCGCGAGAAGTTTATTGCCATCCCAGATGCAGAGAAGATAGGATTGCCGCGAGTTATTGATTCCATCGAGATAAGTTGCCGGTAAGTCTTAATTAAAAAGTCTTAATTAAGTCTTaattaaaatactaaaataatattatcataataataaaatttttcaggACTTTGCACAACATTCACTTGCTGGCCAACATTATCTATGATACGGCGATGCAGCTGAGATCCCCTGGATCAAAGGAACCCATGCTGCTTCAAAAGATACCCGCCAGCTACATCGCCTTGGAGGATATAGTAAATGTTATTGCCTGCAATTTACGCGCTGCAGGTCGCGATCCAGTCCTTGATGGGGAACAGTATCGACGCTTGGTCACCGAGCAGATGCGTCTGCATAATTACAAAAGCTTCCGCGACGCAGCTGAGTTGCAACAAGCGACAACCTGGTGCCACGAAAATGGCGTTCTGCTGCACTACGATGATGCCACGCTGAGGGATTACTACTTTCTCGATCCTCAGTGGTTATGCGATATGCTGGCTCATGTGGTTACTGTGAGAGAGATCAATCCGTTTGCTCCCACGGGTGTAATGAAGTTGGACGACCTGCAGCTTCTCTTTAGAAATGGACAGGTTCAGGGCAATGGGAATCGCAGGTGAGTTCGAGAATAAGATGATTTTGTTTATGTCACtaatattttttggttattcTCAGCTACATTGTGAGCTTGTTGAACAAGTTTGAGGTGGCTTTGACCTGGGATTCCCGCACCTTACTAATTCCTTCATTGCTACCGCAGCAAGAAGCCGCCATTCCCAATACTGGCACCACAGTGAAGCTGTCCCAGCGTTCGCGTGGCCGTAGTTTGGGTTGCTCTGTCTCGCAGGAAGTTAACCTAAATAACTTAATCTATGAACAAAAGTCAAGCCGGACATCATCCACTTCGATGGGCAGTCAGGGCCTGCGACGGATTCTATTGATGACATATTTTCCATCTGGTTTCTGGTCCCGACTTATCACAAGGATTCTGGCCGATGAGCAAATCATTGAAGCGATTCGTGGGGTGTATGCAGCTGCTCAAGATGTACGTAGATACGTATCTTTATTACCATTTTTAATAACacattttactttttattttgtagaaaTACGTAGAGTTCGATCTCCGAACTTCCTTGGAGCAGGATACCCAGTGGAATCTTTGGCAGACGGGATTTGCCCTATACTATGGGCCCATTTTAATCTTTAGAATCTGGGAAGTCCCTTTCCAAAACACCGAGCGAACGCAGCCTTTCCGCACCAACGGCAATCGTTTCAAGCTCAAGTTAGATGGCATTTGGAGCGATGTGAATCTAAGTTCCTCAAGCATTTTGGAGGTTTACTTTCCTCTGCATCAGGTGAACATCTCGCACGAGTTGGATGGAGGGGAGCGCCAATTGTTGGCCGAGGTGCAACCGCAAATGTCCCAGGTAGCCAAGTTACTAGCTCTGGCAGTGGATCACATTGATTTGCTGCTCGAGGATTGGTATCCATCACTGGGAACTCGTTTTGTGCACACCTCGGAGGGCCGTTTTCTTATCACCCGGATGGTCTTGTGCCCTCGCTGCCTTTGGAAGCTACAATTACAAAATGTCAATGAGCCTGTCGACCGCGAGATACCACCTATAGGCTGCAACAGGCCAAGTCGAAGCGTTAGGCGCGGCACTGGTGCTTACTTTCTTCACGGTGTTGGAGATCCCGGTGAGGATGGTGCTCTTAATGTATTTTCCGCCTACCTCAATGCCACCGCCAGAAGGGAGCGACGCTCGGAAGACTCGTTGGGCGCAGGCTCGGATGCGGATTCTGGAGTGGGTCCAGACTCCGCTGATTCTTCACGTAATACGTCGGTGGATGGGCATCCAGGTTATCCGTTGCCCGATAATTCAAATGTCTGTTATGCCTGGATGATCGAGGAATGCATACTCTCCGTTTACAACCAGAGTAAACTTAGTTGTCCGGTTCATCTGGAACAGTCCATGGCTCAGCTAGCTCCGGATGTGATTTTCGCAGATATACCCGATAAGCACACCATTCCCACGGAATGCATTATCAAAGGATCTCTTTTGGGACGTGGtgcttttggctttgttttcaAGGCCAGTTGCAAGGTGAGGGGCGCCAGATCCTTCAAGCCAGTTGCCATGAAAATGTTGCAGCCAGTTCCACCCGGAGCCCGGGCAAAGGAAGTAAGTAGTCatacattttatttgtttgtaagcttaaatatatgttttattttatttcagagTGCCTTAATGGCTTACAAGGTGGCATTAGGCAAGTGGGATCGGGATCCACTGCAGCATTCCTGCAAGGCCTACTGCACGGCCCGCCAGGAGTTGGCCGTACTATTAACGCTTAAACATCCCAACATTGTTCCCTTGGTCGGAATCTGCATAAAACCCTTGGCTTTGGTCCTCGAACTGGCACCGATGGGCGGTCTTGATGCCCTGCTGCGCCAGTACCGCCGCAGTGGAGCTCACATGGGCCCCCATACCTTTCAGACGCTCGTCCTTCAGGCAGCCCGGGCGATCGAGTACCTGCACCGGCGCAGGATCATCTACCGCGATCTGAAATCTGAAAATGTTCTAGTCTGGGAGCTGCCCCAACCTCATACGGAGGATAGCCCTCGCAACCACGTACACATAAAGATCGCTGACTATGGTATTAGCAGGCAAACAGCTCCCAGTGGGGCTAAGGGCTTCGGCGGTACCGAAGGGTTTATGGCTCCCGAAATTATTCGATACAACGGCGAAGAGGAGTACACGGAAAAGGTAATATTAAGTCTATTGTTGCTTAAATTTAAATCTAAAATACCTTTACCTTCTCCAGGTGGACTGCTTTTCCTTTGGCATGTTTATCTATGAGAACATCAGCCTGAGACAGCCTTTTGAAGGACACGAGTCTATTAAGGAGTGCATACTGGAGGGCAGTAGGCCAGCTTTGACTCAACGGGAGACTCAGTTCCCAACTTGCTGTCTGGATTTGATGGTCCTTTGTTGGCACGAACAGCCACGTCGTCGTCCCACAGCCAGTCAGATAGTGTCCATTCTCAGTGCCCCGGAGTGCATTCATCTTTTGGATGTCGTAGCGTTACCCCATAGCGAGAAGATTGTGTGCGGTGTATTTCAATCTCTGGTGGGCATAGGCGAAGATGAACGTTCCGGGTTGGAGCTGTGGCTACCGTCCTTTGGATCCCGCATCGACATCTTGGATTGCACGCCATCTGGCAGCCTTCAGCAATGCCACAGCATCAGTTGCTCATCTCAGCCGCAGGTGGCTCCGCCCAAGACTCCAGAAAATGGTGCTCACTCCCGTGCCAGATCAGCCCAACGCGCGCCAAAGGTCAATATGCTGTGCTGCTGCCTGGTGGGGGATGCTATCTGGATGGGCGATGTGTCTGGCAACCTGCATGCGTACAGCACCTCTACCTATGCTCATTTATTTTCCTACATGCTTGACCCGGCTATAAAGTCGGCTGTGATAAGTCTGGTTTACATGGAGAAGATAGCCCGCGTAGCAGTGGGAACGCACAACGGTCGGGTCTTTTTGGTGGACGCCACTCAAGTGCCCAGCAATTGTGCCTTTGCTGAGGGCTCATTTGTGCTCACGGAGATCTGTTCCGGCTTCGTTCTGCACGCCGCTTGTTCAGTTTATGTGGATGGGTATGTTTGCTTACCAAACCAATGTTTTCCTTCCCAATAACATTTGTTTCTCATTCTTTTTAGTAACTACGAGCTGTGGTGTGGGGAAATCGCTGGCAAGATCAATATTTTCCCCTTGAACGAGACCGGCGTATCGGGTCACCAGGCTCTCTGCCACAGCGAGGAGCCCAACCTGATCGAGGACGTCAAAGTAGCTCGCATGTGCAGCAACAATAGTTACGTCTTTAGCTGCCTTTATCCCGGCTGCATGGTTTACCAGTGGGGTGTCACATCCAAACAGATTGAAAACAAGCTGGACTGCTCTAAGCTTTTGCCCTGCTCCGAGTCTCTGCAAAGCATCGCCATCGACGAACACGTTAATCTTATTAAATGCCAAATCTCGGCTCTGGCAGCTCACCATACCGAGCTCTATATTGGCACCACCTGGGGATGCTTGATCGTTGCCGAATTGCAGACCTTGCGACCCATCAGCGTATTCCGGCCCTACGAAAATGAGGTAACTTGTAAGTTTCTAGTTATTGGAATATTTATTAACGTTTGTGTATTCTTTGTAGATAAAATCCATTATAACGCTCTCTAATGACAAAGTACCGCTTATTGCCACTATTGGTAGGCGGTACCGCTCACTGATCTCACGCTATGTGGACTCCGCGGAGTCCTCTGCATCCTACTCTGTTGTTAGCACGCCTACCCATAGTGCCGCCAAATCTATGCCACCGGCGGATGTGGACAACCACATTCATTGCTTGTTGTGGCGCGCCAAGCACTGGACATAAATGGGATCTAACTTGGAGAAATTGTTGACGTATTTCTTAATCCACTAACACAAAGactacaaaaaaattgttgggCACTGGGTCGTAGGTTTTACAgaatattattattctttttaatgtttttcggaaaataattttttttttttttaaccaaagTGCAATTTATACCTTATTCATTTGACTGTATTTTGTTACTTATATATcttattatttgttgaaagctttattttattcaaacatcaagatcttttattattttgtattattttatctCAGTGACTATATAACATGACGATCCTCAACAAgcattccatttttttgtaataaaattttaacatCTACTAAAAGTTAGCTGTCTTCCTGGGCCATGGAAGCCACCGACATGGAAGACTGACGGCTGCGCGAGTAGATGGAAGCAGAGTTCTTTAGCACACGGATATAGTTATTGAAGTCGACTATGAACTGGAACTCCTCCTTAAGAGCTTCCTTCACTGGAACCTAGAAGGACATAAATCAGACTCTGTAAATAGAGttttaaacaagaaatattaaaatttcataCCCGGTAATGGTGGGCTTTCTTCATCACAAAGAAGGCCCAGCTTACGATTCCGTAAAGTAAAGCCAGGCAACTGCCCACAAGGAGCACAAAGAACACGCCCTCCAAATTGTTCATATCGAGAGGCGTGGCATCGGGGGCCTCCTCCTTTGTAGCGCAGATTCCGGTGCCCACCTCGTTCCACCACTTGTTCTTCATTTTCTCTAGAACTCCTTGCTCCTGCAGCTCCAGCAGGGCATTATTGAACTTGTTGCGATGGGGCCAATCTAAAAGATTTATATGTATAGTCATGACTATCTGATGTGTGAGGGTTTGTGAACTATATACTCTTTCGCATGGCTATTCCATAGCACTTCTCATCCAGAGCATCGCCAATCTTCTTGAGATTGCACTCGCGTTTGGTGTTGTACTCGATGGAAGTGGACTCCATTAGAAAGGCATAGTGGGTACTTGACTTGACTCGATTCACTCCCTCCATGTTGTCCTGTGTGAGATGCTCCGGATGCTGCAACATAAACTGGTTCATTCTCTTGTAGCGCTCATCCTCAGTTGTCTGAAAgttaaatatgtattttaaacAAAGTTTAATAGGATAAGCAATGCTCGAATGTTACCAAAAAGAAAGTCCTGGTAGATCCTGTTTTCTTGGCGCCATAAACCACACCATCCTTATTATTCGCTAGATCTTCGACACTGTTGATTAAACTTTGAGGCTTCTCGATAGTCAAGAAAGCGGCTAAATTGGCAGTGTACGAGGATACCACAATCAGAGTGAAGAACCACCAGAAAGTGGCCACAGTGCGGGTTGACAGAGCTCTATAAAATACATCTTTAGTTCCAGGTTCTAAATTCTACCAATATTTCAATATACTTTGGTCCGATTTCCGAGCCCTGTTGGAGCAGGGCTCCGGTGGTAAACCAGATGGAGTTCCCAATCGTGAATTGATTTTCCAGCTCTTCGGGCTCTTCGATACACGGATACGGGTTATCCCACTCACTGGGTGACAGACGACCCAATATAAAGAAGCTCAAGGATACGCCCAAAAAGGAAAATCCCAGGAATATCCAAACCTCTTCGGAAAACGGATCCATGAAAGTGAAGAGTTCTGGTGTGGCTTTCTGGGGCTTCAAGTAGAGAATGGCAATGCCTAGAAATATCTAtacaatacaaattttaaaaccgAAAAAATCTTACAAATTTACCCAAGTTCATGAAGGGAATGGAGAAATCTATGGCTTGTTCCCGCTCTGCCGTGATGGTTAAGTCCGTAACAGCCAAATCGGCTCGCTGAAGGAAAAAATGGTTATTATTGGATATAATCAGTAATCTGTAATTTGTAAGTAACTTACCCCCATCATAATTTCTCTCAACATGCCAGTGGATTCATTGGAGGTCTTATTGAAGTTTCCATAATCATTGCCGCCATTTACAAAGGTGAAGTTAAAGCCCAGCTTATCGGCCAGTTCCTTGATGAGATCCACGCCATAGCCTTCGTACTGGTTGTTGCCCTCCAGTTGCTTGTAGCTTTCCACCAGTTGGGCATATGGTTTGTTCTGGAATTGGATAACATTATCCAATATAATCAGGGGTTATATTATTAGGGGCAATTTTGTTTGAGATTGGTACCAACCGGCACTGATAGCAAAACAATGAAAGTCTTATTGGCCAGCGAATTGTCCTGGCCATCGAACTGGGAGGTGGTGGGGGCCAGTCGCTGGGGTCTGTAGCCGCGATTCTCATCCCAGGTGCCAACCTTCACAATGCCCGAGGGCTGCAGCTCGATTACATCCAAGTGGTAGCCCTTGCGGACATTCCCCTCGAAGTAGATGGGTCCTGTGAGTAGGTGTTCCGAGAGACGTAGCTGGATGGAGACAAATATTTGattcaaaatataaatttgACTTTCATCCCAGTTACTTACAGTTCGCATGTAGTTTTTAAAGGATGAACCATCGTCCCGGACACTTTCGGTGCGCTGGGAGCAGTTCTGAGAAATCGGCTTAAAGGGAAGGTTTTTCAGGGTCTCAGCAAACAGTTGAACAGCATCATAGGTTAGAGCCATTTCGACGGTGATGGGACAGGAACCTGATCACAtacataatattaaaaggaaattaaGGGATTAGAGATATTGACCCACCATTTCGAAACTCATCCTGGTCAGTGGGATAGCCCAACTTCATAAGAAGCTCTTTCACGGCCATCTTCTCGGGGGAAAACAGCCGCAGCCCTGTTATATTGGCCTCACTGTACTTGTACTCCTCCAAATCGAAGGAATGAAAGTCCAGGTTGCCAATGATGAACTTGTAGTCCTCGTTGATGATGCCAACCTGCTGGGCTTGGTTCAGGAATTCGGGCATCGTGTCGCTGGATCCGACCACCACAATTCGATTATCCTGTGACTTGCGCACACGCCGGAGGACCTGCTTGTAGTTTCCATTCAACTGCATGTCGTACCGCAGGACCGTGACCACAGGACCATTCATGCCGAACAAAGTCGTCAGCTCGTTAAGGATTTTGAGGTAATCAGCTGCAAGCGATGTACAGGAATTATTAACTAATGAGTTGGCTTTTTTGGAGTATTACCCGACTCGTAGAGGAAAATAAAGCGGCTCCAGTTGAATTCCGTGATGAGACTGTGCAGGGCCTTGGCCAAGTCAGCGGGATGTGGGTGGAGGTTGAAGCCCTCGGCGTAATCGCTCATGTAGGAGTATATATGGGGAATATCCATGGCGTCGCAGATGGACATCAAGTGGAGGGCAGAGTGGCGTGAGGACGGTCCAAAGACCCCAGCTATGCCGGTCTTAACAAtgcaagaaaataaacaaaatgttcATGTGTACTATTCACTTTTGGCAACGAGCCGAAGAGGTCATTAATTGAGAACTAAACATACACAGTCTATCAATAAATCAGAGACCTAGACAACacattaaaatttgtttacatttATTGGAACACCCACCTCAAGCATTTGGCAGAGTCTCCCATAGCTCTGGTAGGCATCGCCGTAGTTAACCTCCGCCTTGAGGGATGTCAATGTGGTGCCCACCTCCTGGTTAGCCACATCTATGGCATGGTCGAAGATTATGTTCATTTGCTCCGTATTCTGGTCGGTGAGTAGGCCTGAAATGAGAAAATTTCTCTGCTCCCTGAGCACTCATTCATTGCCATAGCTCGTCGCTCGCCGCTTGCCGGTTTGTTTATAAACAACAACTTGACCCAATCGCCGTCCCATTCAGTCGGAAAacccaaacaaacaaacaaatactAAAATGGCTTTTATGAGCTTTCGGCGTTGATGGAACGAACAGCTTGTTCTCTTtatgagaaattaaaaataaatcgcCCGTTGAAAACAGTGTTTTTGGAGCGaaatgaaaacttttcacgcgacacatatttttgagttttgagttttttttggaattcaCTTACCAATGGGGACACTTCCCATGTTCTCAAAATTATTATAGCTCCCATAACTCTCGTATTGGGCCTTTATAAGGTGAAAATTAATGAGGGCAATGAAAACTATATTTATGGAATATTTTCCAAgcatttttaatagtttttatttgttacatatatttatagatATATCTATTGAGACTCCACGAAAATATCGCCGATCTAGATACCGAACACTTCGAGTGAAGATCCTCAACTGACAGATGTTTCCAAAATGtcaattttgaatattttttgagtAAAAGTTTTTTGGAGCTTTGTGAGAAAACTTGAAATAGAAAATTGAGTATCCAAAAATATAACTCAATATCAATCCCCTGACGGCGTATTCTCCTCGGAATCTGTTTGAAGGGATTCGATGGACTGGGAAGAATTCCGACTGCGCGAATAAATGGACTGGGCACTCTTCAGGACTCGTTCGTTCTCCGAGAAACGGATGACGATTTTGAATTCCTCAGCCAGGGCACCGCAAAAAGGAacctaaaattaaatatattttacaaattttaatttaaagactTTATGATTAGTTGTACCGCATAGAATCTGGCTTTTTTGAAGACAAAGAAACACCAACACAGGACAGACACGACTATAGAAAAAATAGTACCAACAATCAAGACGGCATAGATTCCACTAAGATTGTCTATAGCCAGTTCTGAAGGACCGTCATCTTCGCTTTTAGCCtgaaaaagaatattttaaagttaCCCATACTTATCACATTAAGAAAGGATACTTACGCTGCAGACTCCAGCTCCAATTTCATTCCACCATTTGTTCTTCAATCTGGCCAGTACACCCTGCTCCTGGAGCTCCAGCAGGGCGTTGTTGAATTTATCCCGATATGGCCAATCTGTTGGGTTGCCTATTAGTTTAAAGAACTCAGTTGCTACGCTGAATACCTACTCTTCACCATGGCTATGCCGTAGCCCTTCTCGTCCAGAGCATCACCCACTTTGGTCAGGTTGCACTCCCTCACCATGTTGTATTCGATGGAGGTGGACTCCATGAGGAAGGCGTACTTTGTGCCAGACTTGACCTTTTCCACACCCTCTTGATTATTTTCCACCAGCATGTCTGGGTTATTGGACATGTATTCGTTCATCTTTATGTAGATTGGTTCCTCTGAAGTCTTTTGGGGATTTTAGAAGTTAAAGGCAAAATATCACAAAAAGAGAAAATAGTCAAAGTTTACCAAAAAGAAATTTCTTGTAGACCCTGTACGTTTGGCTCCATACTGAACATCGTCCACATTATCGGCCAAATCCTTGACACTGTTAATGGGACTGGTTGGATTCTCAATGGTCAAGAAGGCAGCCAAGTTGGCTGTGTAGGATGAAACCATAATCAGAGTGAAGAACCACCAAATTGCAGAAATAGTTCGCGTGCTGAGAGCTCTGGAAAATAGAAGACAATAATGTGACTACAATTTTTAAGGATATTTGCAATCATACTTTGGAGCAATCTCAGATCCTTGCTGAAGTAAAGCGCCCGTTGTAAACCATATAGAGTTGTTTAATGTGAACTGATTCTCCAGTTCCTCGGGCTCATCTATGCAGGGATATGGATTGTCCCATTCGGTGGGCGAGAGCCGGCCCAGGATAAAGAAGCACAGGGAGACTCCAACATAGGCAATGCCTAAGTAAAGCCAAACCTCAGAAGAGAAAGGTTCCATGAAGGCGAATAGGGCAGGGGGCGCTTTCTGCGGTTTCACATACAAAATAGCAATGcctttaaaaagaaaatattaacaattgtctttaaaaaatatatataaagagAAAAAACCCACCTAAATTCATAAAGGGTATGGAAAAGTCGATCACCTCTTCCCGCTCTGCGGTTATAGTTAAATCCGTGATGGCCAAATCGGCCCTCTGAAATAAAGTCACTAAAAAAGGATTCAcaagtttattttaataaagacaGACCCCTTCGACAATTTCCTTCAGCATTCCTGTCGTGGTATTTGTGGACTTGTTAAAGGAACCATAATCATTGCCACCATCGATAAAGGTAAAGTTAAATCCGAGTTTATCGGCCAATTCTTTTATCAAGTCCACTCCGTAGCCCTGATACTGGTCATTCCCAATAAGTGTGTCGATACTCTCCACAATGCTGGCATACGGCTTGGTCTTTaattaagatttaaattgCCTTAAATTACCATTAAAGATCAATTCAGTTACTGTACCAACCGCCACTGAGATTAAAACCCTGTAGGTTTTATTAACCAAAGATCCGTCGTCGACGTCGTGATAGGTAATCGCTTGGGGTGGTCGCTGGAACTCGAATTTTTCGCCCTCCTCCCAAGTAGCAACCTTGACCAATCCCGTGGTCTGCAACTCTATCACATCGAAGGTAAAGCCCTTGCgcacattttctttaaagtaGATGCGACCAGTTATGGTTTTCTCCTTAATATCCGACTGAAAGTGGCGTTTTTAATGAAGTCTTAGGTTTGTATATTTGTAACTTACCGATCTCATGAAGTTTCTGAAAGTAGAGCCATCAGGCTGAACGTTGTCGTGACGATCGGAGCAGTTGAGCATTTGAGGTTCATAGGGAAGGTTTTTGGTTGTCTCAGCTATGACCCTAACTGCATCGTAGGTTAGGGCCATGGCCATGGTAATAGATGAAGAACCTTAATAAAGAGATATGGAGTAAATGTTGTTTTATGGGTAGTATTTAGAAAGTTTCTCCCTACCCTGACCGTCAGGCTCACTTTCGCCTAGCTCCTGATGCAGTTTCTCAACTAGATCGCGCACTTCCTCCTTGTCGGGTGAGAACATCCTAATGCCAGTTATATTGGCTTCGCTGTACCTGTACTCCTCCAGTTCGAAGGTATGCAGGTCCAGGTTGCCAACGACATAGGTGTAGTCCTCATTCATAATACCCACCTGCTGGGCTTGGCGCAGCAGCTCCGCCACTCCATCGGTGGAACCAACTACTACAATCCGATTATCCTCCGATTTTCTGATGCGTCTTAGCACGGATTTGTAGTTGCCATTTAGATTCAGATCGTAGCGCATTACTTTAATGACTGGTCCCTTGATGCCATACAGATTCATGAGGTGATCCAAAATGTTGAGGTACTCAGCTATGGATATTAGAAATAAGTACTCTATGAAGAGTCTTAACATTCACTATGCAAACCCGATTCGTAGCAGAATATATAGCGGGACCACTGAAACTCGTTGATTATGTCGTAGAGGACATGGGCAATATCCTCGGGACTCGGATGCAGGTTGAAGCCGTCTGCTTGTGTGCCGCTCCAGGAGAGATGGGGGTAGATGAACGGAATGTCCTTGGAGTCACAGACATTGAGGAGATGGGAGGCTGTATGCTTGGCAGAAGGCCCGAAAACAGCACCCACTCCATTCTGCAGAGAATGTGTGTTTAAAGCTTTCTTTGTCTGATTTTTGTTTGCCAACTCACCTGCATCAGGCGGCACAATTGGCCAAAAGCCTGGACGGAGTTTCCGTAGGCCACCTGCTCCGTCTCGCCCACTAATGGGATTCCCAGCTCATTGTTCACCACGGATATGGCGTGTTCGAAGGTCTGCCGGATCCTATCGGTGGTGTCGTCAGTGATAAGACCTGCAT
The Drosophila bipectinata strain 14024-0381.07 chromosome 3R, DbipHiC1v2, whole genome shotgun sequence DNA segment above includes these coding regions:
- the LOC108128764 gene encoding uncharacterized protein; protein product: MQFCWLPLAFLWLDLVGGQYYGGGGNSYGSPAGQAIRLGLITDDTTDRIRQTFEHAISVVNNELGIPLVGETEQVAYGNSVQAFGQLCRLMQNGVGAVFGPSAKHTASHLLNVCDSKDIPFIYPHLSWSGTQADGFNLHPSPEDIAHVLYDIINEFQWSRYIFCYESAEYLNILDHLMNLYGIKGPVIKVMRYDLNLNGNYKSVLRRIRKSEDNRIVVVGSTDGVAELLRQAQQVGIMNEDYTYVVGNLDLHTFELEEYRYSEANITGIRMFSPDKEEVRDLVEKLHQELGESEPDGQGSSSITMAMALTYDAVRVIAETTKNLPYEPQMLNCSDRHDNVQPDGSTFRNFMRSSDIKEKTITGRIYFKENVRKGFTFDVIELQTTGLVKVATWEEGEKFEFQRPPQAITYHDVDDGSLVNKTYRVLISVATKPYASIVESIDTLIGNDQYQGYGVDLIKELADKLGFNFTFIDGGNDYGSFNKSTNTTTGMLKEIVEGRADLAITDLTITAEREEVIDFSIPFMNLGIAILYVKPQKAPPALFAFMEPFSSEVWLYLGIAYVGVSLCFFILGRLSPTEWDNPYPCIDEPEELENQFTLNNSIWFTTGALLQQGSEIAPKALSTRTISAIWWFFTLIMVSSYTANLAAFLTIENPTSPINSVKDLADNVDDVQYGAKRTGSTRNFFLTSEEPIYIKMNEYMSNNPDMLVENNQEGVEKVKSGTKYAFLMESTSIEYNMVRECNLTKVGDALDEKGYGIAMVKNWPYRDKFNNALLELQEQGVLARLKNKWWNEIGAGVCSAKSEDDGPSELAIDNLSGIYAVLIVGTIFSIVVSVLCWCFFVFKKARFYAVPFCGALAEEFKIVIRFSENERVLKSAQSIYSRSRNSSQSIESLQTDSEENTPSGKMLGKYSINIVFIALINFHLIKAQYESYGSYNNFENMGSVPIGLLTDQNTEQMNIIFDHAIDVANQEVGTTLTSLKAEVNYGDAYQSYGRLCQMLETGIAGVFGPSSRHSALHLMSICDAMDIPHIYSYMSDYAEGFNLHPHPADLAKALHSLITEFNWSRFIFLYESADYLKILNELTTLFGMNGPVVTVLRYDMQLNGNYKQVLRRVRKSQDNRIVVVGSSDTMPEFLNQAQQVGIINEDYKFIIGNLDFHSFDLEEYKYSEANITGLRLFSPEKMAVKELLMKLGYPTDQDEFRNGSCPITVEMALTYDAVQLFAETLKNLPFKPISQNCSQRTESVRDDGSSFKNYMRTLRLSEHLLTGPIYFEGNVRKGYHLDVIELQPSGIVKVGTWDENRGYRPQRLAPTTSQFDGQDNSLANKTFIVLLSVPNKPYAQLVESYKQLEGNNQYEGYGVDLIKELADKLGFNFTFVNGGNDYGNFNKTSNESTGMLREIMMGRADLAVTDLTITAEREQAIDFSIPFMNLGIAILYLKPQKATPELFTFMDPFSEEVWIFLGFSFLGVSLSFFILGRLSPSEWDNPYPCIEEPEELENQFTIGNSIWFTTGALLQQGSEIGPKALSTRTVATFWWFFTLIVVSSYTANLAAFLTIEKPQSLINSVEDLANNKDGVVYGAKKTGSTRTFFLTTEDERYKRMNQFMLQHPEHLTQDNMEGVNRVKSSTHYAFLMESTSIEYNTKRECNLKKIGDALDEKCYGIAMRKNWPHRNKFNNALLELQEQGVLEKMKNKWWNEVGTGICATKEEAPDATPLDMNNLEGVFFVLLVGSCLALLYGIVSWAFFVMKKAHHYRVPVKEALKEEFQFIVDFNNYIRVLKNSASIYSRSRQSSMSVASMAQEDS